The Watersipora subatra chromosome 1, tzWatSuba1.1, whole genome shotgun sequence genome has a window encoding:
- the LOC137387646 gene encoding uncharacterized protein → MLNAASKLITSTACQAATCEALLSWADVLVADILVDRKLFELDDAAKQLQYCSRELYSCVKLMHISADLVTRGEADGDTTVELLKTVAERIRALRYKESGCDAKPFQDIAYNVGRIVCWLSSMEKDGAVTAVVEEMTTAVMTVLIRVNSYEPLVTLRKQLCDLLVRQSTYNRALDTFALFHDSPEGHWDGLIADWCKVHRKACAASTGSAVSSRVLGAEVFGKLANKDHVISLIFKEFAEFNMKECFYEHLNALLVEMKMRAVSHVHTALHYLCVTELHITLDKNVALAQQSIDKGLELLKGCASAYSNDLTAQFYTWKYMLSYRERCSMSNVNDALSLTGVEAPVNTVKSQRAAEEPLDTAIMLWSQADPGSLYNEAKTAQCLDAISNTFYMSKNVDEQAVDSLYLSLKTSHSCT, encoded by the exons ATGCTCAATGCTGCCTCTAAACTCATCACCTCAACCGCTTGTCAGGCAGCGACTTGTGAGGCCTTGCTATCATGGGCTGATGTCTTAGTAGCGGATATTCTTGTGGACAG gAAGTTGTTTGAGCTGGATGATGCTGCTAAACAGCTTCAGTATTGCTCACGGGAGCTCTACAGCTGTGTTAAACTTATGCATATCAGCGCTGACCTTGTGACTCGTGGAGAGGCTGATGGAGACACAACTGTAGAGTTACTTAAAACTGTAGCTGAGAGGATAAGGGCGCTGCGGTACAAGGAGTCTGGGTGTGATGCTAAGCCATTTCAAGATATTG CGTACAATGTTGGTAGGATTGTGTGCTGGCTATCTAGCATGGAGAAGGATGGAGCGGTAACCGCTGTCGTGGAAGAGATGACTACTGCTGTCATGACTGTCCTCATAAGAGTTAACAGTTAT GAGCCTCTGGTTACactgagaaaacaactctgcGACCTGCTTGTCAGGCAGTCAACCTACAATAGAGCTCTCGATACGTTTGCCTTGTTCCATGACTCACCGGAGGGTCATTGGGATGGACTGATAGCTGACTGGTGTAAAGTGCACAGGAAAGCCTGCGCTGCCTCCACAGGATCAGCTGTGTCATCCAG GGTGCTAGGGGCTGAAGTCTTTGGGAAGCTTGCCAACAAGGATCATGTCATCTCACTCATCTTCAAGGAGTTTGCTGAATTTAATATGAA GGAGTGCTTCTATGAGCATCTGAATGCACTACTGGTTGAGATGAAGATGAGGGCTGTCTCGCATGTTCATACAGCTCTTCATTACCTCTGCGTAACAGAACTGCATATCACTCTGGATAAAAACGTAGC ACTGGCCCAGCAATCTATAGACAAAGGACTGGAACTGCTTAAGGGGTGTGCATCTGCTTATAGCAATGACCTCACAGCCCAGTTTTATACATGGAAGTACATGCTAAGTTATAGAGAGCGCTGTTCTATG TCAAATGTCAATGATGCTCTATCACTTACGGGAGTTGAAGCACCTGTGAACACCGTCAAATCTCAGCGCGCTGCCGAGGAACCACTCGATACCGCCATAATGTTATGGTCTCAGGCTGACCCTGGCTCGCTATATAATGAAGCAAAGACTGCTCAGTGCCTCGATGCGATCAGCAACACTTTCTACATGTCCAAAAATGTTG ATGAGCAAGCTGTTGACAGTCTGTACCTTAGCCTCAAGACTTCTCACAGCTGTACCTAG